A region from the Oculatellaceae cyanobacterium genome encodes:
- a CDS encoding DUF475 domain-containing protein: protein MLDQILNSPYHAAIEATFVLVILIALEAVLSADNAIALAAIAQGLEDGEQRRRALNLGLLVAYILRMTLILTATWVVQYWQFELLGAAYLLWLVFQYFSSNEGEDNEHHGPRFSSLWQAIPIIAVTDLAFSLDSVTTAIAISQETWLVLAGGTIGVITLRFMAGLFIRWLDEYIYLEDAGYITVGFVGLRLLLRAIQPDLVPPEWVMITLIALVFAWGFSQRTTETSLANTPTEVEVQENEDTKARQPEEV from the coding sequence ATGCTAGACCAGATCCTGAACTCTCCTTACCATGCGGCAATAGAAGCCACCTTTGTACTGGTGATCCTTATAGCCCTAGAAGCAGTGCTGTCAGCCGATAATGCGATCGCACTGGCAGCGATTGCCCAAGGATTAGAAGATGGTGAACAACGGCGACGCGCTCTCAATTTAGGCTTGCTAGTTGCCTATATTCTCCGAATGACCCTGATTCTTACAGCAACCTGGGTGGTTCAGTATTGGCAATTTGAGTTGCTTGGTGCAGCTTATCTACTCTGGTTGGTTTTCCAGTACTTTAGCTCCAATGAAGGGGAAGACAATGAACATCATGGCCCACGCTTTTCCTCGTTGTGGCAGGCAATACCTATAATCGCTGTGACGGATTTGGCGTTTTCGTTGGATAGTGTTACAACTGCGATCGCTATTTCTCAAGAAACTTGGCTGGTACTCGCAGGTGGCACGATTGGTGTCATCACTCTGCGCTTTATGGCAGGGTTATTTATTCGTTGGTTAGATGAATATATTTATCTAGAAGATGCTGGCTATATTACTGTTGGCTTCGTCGGGTTGCGACTGCTACTCAGAGCGATTCAACCAGATTTAGTACCCCCAGAATGGGTAATGATTACTTTGATTGCGCTAGTTTTCGCTTGGGGGTTTTCTCAGCGCACAACCGAAACTTCCTTGGCAAACACTCCAACTGAGGTAGAAGTGCAGGAAAACGAAGATACAAAAGCGCGGCAACCTGAAGAAGTTTAA
- the ndk gene encoding nucleoside-diphosphate kinase, whose protein sequence is MERTFLAIKPDGVQRGLVGEIIRRFEAKGFTLVGLKLMQVSRELAEQHYDVHKERPFFSGLVDFITSGAVVAMVWQGDGVVASARKIIGATNPLTSEPGTIRGDYGVSIGRNLIHGSDAPETAQREISLWFKDEELVNWQPSITSWLYE, encoded by the coding sequence TTGGAACGGACATTTTTAGCAATTAAACCAGATGGTGTACAGCGTGGACTGGTAGGTGAAATTATCCGTCGCTTTGAAGCCAAAGGTTTTACTTTGGTTGGACTCAAGCTGATGCAAGTAAGCAGAGAACTCGCCGAACAACACTATGACGTTCACAAAGAAAGACCTTTTTTCTCTGGCTTAGTAGACTTCATCACCTCTGGCGCAGTTGTAGCAATGGTGTGGCAAGGTGATGGTGTTGTAGCATCAGCTAGGAAAATCATTGGTGCTACCAACCCCCTAACTTCTGAACCAGGAACTATTCGCGGAGATTATGGGGTTAGTATTGGTCGCAACCTGATTCACGGTTCTGATGCCCCAGAAACAGCGCAACGTGAGATTAGCTTGTGGTTTAAAGACGAAGAACTCGTTAACTGGCAACCAAGTATAACATCTTGGCTTTACGAGTAA
- a CDS encoding D-alanine--D-alanine ligase family protein, translating to MTKLKVGLLFGGCSGEHEVSISSARAIAGALNSGENTNKYEVLPFYIQKDGIWQGVEIAQQVLATSSPYLPIDEQQGKHNLWQFPSQASEIDVWFPILHGPNGEDGTVQGLLKLMQVPFVGTAALGSAVGMDKLAMKTAFAQAGLPQVKYIAVNRSQIYSNPCVFPKLCDEIEAALGYPCFVKPANLGSSVGIAKVRSRAQLETALDNAASYDRRLIVEAGVVAREVECAVLGNDQPKASIVGEITYTSDFYDYETKYTAGQADLIIPASLPNAITTQIQSMAIKAFAAIDCAGLARVDFFYVEQTGEVLINEINTLPGFTATSMYPQLWAATGIPFSELVDQLIQLALERTVNSEQLTVDS from the coding sequence ATGACAAAACTCAAGGTAGGGCTGTTATTTGGTGGTTGTTCAGGTGAACATGAGGTTTCTATTAGTTCGGCTCGTGCGATCGCAGGAGCATTAAACTCAGGCGAAAATACCAATAAATACGAAGTATTGCCCTTTTACATCCAAAAAGATGGAATTTGGCAAGGAGTCGAAATTGCTCAACAAGTTTTAGCTACAAGTTCACCCTATTTACCCATTGATGAACAGCAAGGTAAGCATAATTTATGGCAATTTCCATCCCAAGCTAGTGAAATAGATGTTTGGTTTCCCATCCTTCATGGCCCTAACGGGGAAGATGGCACAGTTCAGGGATTGCTGAAATTAATGCAAGTACCATTTGTAGGTACTGCTGCCCTGGGTTCGGCTGTAGGCATGGATAAACTGGCAATGAAAACAGCTTTTGCTCAAGCTGGACTGCCACAGGTTAAATATATCGCTGTCAATCGATCGCAAATTTACTCTAATCCCTGCGTTTTCCCAAAATTATGTGATGAAATTGAAGCAGCACTGGGATATCCCTGCTTTGTCAAACCAGCTAACTTAGGATCATCTGTGGGGATCGCTAAAGTGCGATCGCGCGCACAATTAGAAACAGCCTTAGATAATGCTGCCAGCTACGATCGCCGTTTAATTGTAGAAGCAGGCGTTGTCGCCAGGGAAGTTGAATGCGCCGTCTTGGGTAATGACCAACCAAAAGCCTCAATTGTTGGCGAAATTACTTACACAAGTGATTTCTATGACTATGAAACTAAATACACTGCTGGTCAAGCAGATTTAATCATTCCCGCCTCACTACCAAATGCTATAACTACCCAAATTCAATCAATGGCGATCAAAGCATTTGCTGCCATTGATTGTGCTGGTTTAGCACGAGTAGACTTTTTCTATGTCGAACAGACAGGAGAAGTCTTAATTAACGAAATTAACACGCTACCAGGATTTACCGCAACAAGTATGTATCCCCAACTTTGGGCTGCCACTGGTATACCCTTCTCAGAATTAGTCGATCAACTAATCCAACTGGCACTAGAGCGGACAGTAAACAGTGAACAGTTGACAGTTGACAGTTGA
- the miaB gene encoding tRNA (N6-isopentenyl adenosine(37)-C2)-methylthiotransferase MiaB, with product MTTSPRRYHITTFGCQMNKADSERMAGILEDMGFEWSEDPNNANVILYNTCTIRDNAEQKVYSYLGRQAKRKHEEPDLTLVVAGCVAQQEGAALLRRVPELDLVMGPQHANRLKDLLEQVLDGNQVVATEPIQIVEDITKPRRDSTVSAWVNVIYGCNERCTYCVVPSVRGVEQSRTPEAIRAEMEELSRQGYKEITLLGQNIDAYGRDLPGVTKEGRHQHTLTDLLYYVHDVPGIERIRFATSHPRYFTERLIHACAELPKVCEHFHIPFQSGDNELLKAMARGYTHEKYRRIIDTIRRYMPDASISADAIVGFPGETEEQFENTLKLVEDISFDLVNTAAYSPRPGTPAAVWDQQLSEQVKSDRLQRLNHLVSIQAAERSQRYLGRIEEVLVEDQNHKDPTQVMGRTRGNRLTFFNGSIAQLKGQIVQVKITEVRPFSLTGEPLAVLPLPLAPSKV from the coding sequence ATGACCACTTCTCCCCGCCGCTATCACATTACTACTTTCGGCTGCCAGATGAATAAAGCCGACTCTGAACGCATGGCTGGCATCCTTGAGGATATGGGCTTTGAGTGGTCAGAAGACCCCAATAATGCCAATGTCATCCTCTACAACACTTGTACAATTCGAGATAACGCTGAACAAAAGGTTTATTCTTACCTGGGTAGGCAAGCCAAGCGCAAGCATGAAGAACCTGATTTGACGCTTGTTGTTGCTGGTTGCGTTGCCCAACAAGAAGGCGCAGCATTGCTGCGACGGGTTCCAGAATTAGACTTGGTGATGGGGCCACAGCACGCAAATCGCCTGAAAGACTTGCTGGAACAAGTGTTAGATGGTAATCAGGTAGTAGCGACAGAACCAATTCAAATAGTTGAAGATATCACTAAACCCAGGCGAGATAGCACGGTAAGTGCTTGGGTAAATGTAATTTACGGCTGTAATGAACGCTGTACTTACTGTGTAGTTCCCAGCGTGCGCGGTGTGGAACAATCCCGCACTCCAGAAGCAATTCGCGCTGAAATGGAAGAATTAAGTCGTCAAGGTTATAAGGAAATAACCTTACTCGGTCAAAATATTGATGCCTACGGGCGGGATTTACCAGGAGTAACAAAAGAAGGTCGCCATCAGCACACCTTGACAGATTTACTCTACTATGTTCACGATGTGCCAGGAATTGAACGCATCCGCTTTGCCACCAGTCACCCCCGCTATTTTACAGAACGGTTGATTCATGCTTGTGCTGAATTACCAAAGGTATGCGAACATTTTCACATTCCTTTCCAGTCTGGGGATAATGAGCTACTGAAAGCAATGGCGCGGGGTTATACCCATGAAAAGTATCGCCGGATTATTGACACAATTCGTCGCTATATGCCAGATGCTTCTATTAGTGCCGATGCAATTGTCGGTTTTCCTGGGGAAACAGAAGAACAGTTTGAAAATACCCTCAAGCTAGTAGAAGATATTAGCTTTGACTTAGTAAATACTGCGGCTTATTCTCCTCGTCCTGGTACACCTGCGGCTGTATGGGATCAGCAGTTAAGTGAGCAAGTAAAATCAGACAGATTGCAACGCCTTAACCACTTAGTATCTATTCAAGCAGCAGAGCGATCGCAACGTTATTTAGGTCGCATAGAAGAAGTTTTAGTAGAAGACCAAAACCATAAAGATCCCACTCAAGTCATGGGACGGACGCGGGGAAACCGCCTCACCTTTTTTAACGGCAGTATTGCTCAACTTAAAGGTCAAATTGTGCAAGTTAAAATCACAGAAGTACGCCCATTCAGCTTGACTGGAGAACCCCTAGCTGTTCTGCCCCTGCCCCTTGCCCCCTCGAAAGTGTAG
- a CDS encoding cyclic nucleotide-binding domain-containing protein, whose amino-acid sequence MSIQANSIFAPLIKLLTAPIFEIGSISISLSAIATFILLMIAVVFVARLLSTWLKHRLLVRLGLEHGDREAIATIIAYFTGSIGFLIVLQTAGINLNSLTVLAGGLGIGLGFGLQTLANNFISGMTLLLERTIKVGDFIEVDGLAGTIKQISMRSTIIKTIDGISVIVPNLDFIENKIINWSHQDPDSRLRIPVGVAYGSDPVLVTETLLSSAYLESRVLYNPPPEVWLTGFGDNALNFELLVWINKPAEREPIKSSLNFIIEHELRQRRIEIPFPQQDVWIRNREQLQQLISSNTFRQQPEIVEFDSVDQSPEENQKNKSINQPINLRELLRKVTYFEDFNDLELLRFIEQGYRKIVAAETVLFRENDPGNSFYIILAGSVEVFSEKANKYLTTLHAGDFFGELSLLMGIPRSASTKTLEETILFVVSHNGFKKLLTQHKGLADQIIYKLAERQQELAERQQSLRDLGLVDAADLDKNPLVWVRKRLNTFFGL is encoded by the coding sequence ATGAGTATACAAGCAAATTCGATCTTTGCACCACTAATCAAGCTATTGACAGCGCCAATATTTGAAATTGGCAGTATTTCCATTTCGTTGAGTGCGATCGCTACGTTTATCCTATTAATGATCGCAGTGGTTTTTGTTGCACGTCTCCTGAGTACGTGGCTAAAACATAGATTGCTAGTGAGACTGGGATTGGAGCATGGGGATCGAGAAGCGATCGCTACAATTATTGCCTATTTTACAGGTTCTATCGGTTTTTTAATTGTCTTGCAAACTGCTGGCATTAATCTTAACTCCCTAACAGTTTTAGCTGGTGGTTTAGGCATTGGTTTAGGCTTTGGCTTACAAACATTAGCCAATAACTTCATTAGTGGTATGACATTACTACTAGAAAGAACAATTAAAGTAGGAGATTTTATTGAAGTTGATGGGTTAGCAGGAACAATCAAACAAATTTCTATGCGTTCTACAATCATCAAAACAATTGATGGCATATCTGTAATTGTTCCTAACCTGGATTTTATTGAAAACAAAATTATTAATTGGAGCCACCAAGATCCTGATTCTCGTTTACGTATTCCTGTAGGAGTTGCTTATGGTAGCGATCCAGTATTAGTAACAGAAACACTTTTATCTTCTGCTTACTTAGAATCTAGAGTTTTATACAATCCACCTCCTGAAGTATGGCTAACTGGTTTTGGAGATAATGCTTTAAATTTTGAATTATTAGTTTGGATTAATAAACCAGCAGAAAGAGAACCGATAAAAAGTTCTTTGAATTTTATCATTGAACATGAATTACGACAAAGAAGAATTGAGATTCCCTTCCCTCAACAAGATGTTTGGATCAGAAATCGCGAACAATTGCAACAATTAATATCAAGTAATACTTTTAGACAGCAACCAGAAATTGTAGAATTTGACTCAGTTGACCAATCACCAGAAGAAAACCAGAAGAATAAAAGTATCAATCAACCGATTAACTTGCGTGAATTGTTGCGAAAAGTAACATATTTTGAAGATTTTAATGATTTAGAACTATTAAGGTTTATTGAACAAGGTTATCGTAAAATAGTTGCTGCTGAAACAGTTTTATTTCGCGAAAATGACCCAGGAAATTCCTTTTATATTATTTTGGCAGGGTCGGTAGAAGTTTTTTCTGAAAAAGCTAACAAATATTTAACTACCCTCCATGCTGGCGATTTTTTTGGTGAGCTTTCCCTCTTAATGGGAATTCCGCGTTCAGCTAGTACAAAAACCCTAGAAGAAACAATTTTATTCGTAGTTAGCCATAACGGGTTTAAAAAACTATTGACACAGCATAAAGGATTAGCAGATCAGATTATTTATAAACTCGCAGAACGCCAACAAGAATTAGCAGAACGTCAACAATCACTAAGAGACTTAGGATTAGTAGACGCAGCAGACTTAGACAAAAATCCTTTGGTTTGGGTTCGTAAACGTTTGAACACTTTCTTTGGACTTTAG
- a CDS encoding carotenoid oxygenase family protein: protein MTLANKLSTHPAWANAIAQPAQEFAPTPLKVISGEIPAGLRGSLYRNGPARLERGGRKVGHWFDGDGAILGVHFSDHGATGVYRFVQTSGYQEETAAGKYLYGNYGMTAPGAIWHQWLRPVKHSANTSVLGLPDKLLALWEGDNPYALDLETLETRGLDNLGGLDQGLAYSAHPKIDPNTGEIFNFGVSVKKDVLLNLYKSDRTGKIIKKSAFKLDGFSILHDFVLAGQYLVFFVPPLRINILPLILGLSSYSDAAKWKPQLGTQVLVFDKNTLTLVSRGETDPWFQWHFGNGYVDSSGSIILDIARYEDFQTNQFLKEVATGKTTTTAKGTLWQVNLNPQTGKVTKMQEVLDRGCDFPVVSPREVGQANRYTYLSVHRQNVDISKEVLSAIARFDSKTDTLCEAQIGENCYASEPIYAIDAYNPDQGWILTVVYDGNIHKSEVWIMNSDRLNESPVCKLQLPSVIPLGFHGTWKPA from the coding sequence ATGACACTAGCTAATAAACTATCAACACATCCAGCTTGGGCAAATGCGATCGCTCAACCCGCTCAAGAATTTGCCCCTACTCCCCTAAAAGTTATCTCTGGCGAAATACCCGCCGGATTACGTGGTTCTCTCTACCGCAATGGCCCTGCTAGGCTAGAACGTGGTGGTAGAAAAGTCGGACACTGGTTTGATGGGGATGGTGCCATTCTAGGAGTCCATTTCAGCGATCATGGTGCTACAGGTGTTTATCGCTTCGTACAAACATCTGGCTACCAAGAAGAAACCGCAGCAGGTAAATACCTTTATGGTAACTATGGCATGACTGCACCAGGGGCAATCTGGCATCAATGGTTAAGACCAGTAAAACATTCTGCTAATACTTCAGTTTTGGGACTACCTGATAAATTACTAGCATTATGGGAAGGTGATAACCCCTATGCCCTAGACCTCGAAACTCTAGAAACTAGAGGATTAGATAATTTAGGTGGACTGGATCAAGGATTAGCTTATTCAGCACATCCCAAAATTGATCCTAATACTGGAGAAATTTTTAATTTCGGTGTCAGTGTTAAAAAAGATGTACTGCTAAATCTTTATAAAAGCGATCGCACTGGCAAAATTATCAAAAAATCAGCTTTTAAGCTTGATGGTTTCTCAATTTTGCATGATTTTGTTTTAGCTGGACAATATCTAGTCTTTTTCGTTCCTCCACTGCGGATAAATATCCTACCGCTAATACTAGGATTAAGTTCTTACAGTGATGCAGCTAAGTGGAAACCACAATTAGGAACCCAAGTTTTAGTATTCGACAAGAACACATTAACCTTGGTTAGTCGTGGAGAAACTGATCCTTGGTTTCAGTGGCATTTTGGCAATGGATATGTTGATAGTAGTGGTTCCATAATTTTAGACATAGCTCGTTATGAAGATTTCCAAACAAATCAATTTCTCAAAGAAGTAGCCACTGGTAAAACCACCACTACCGCCAAAGGAACACTCTGGCAAGTTAATCTTAATCCTCAGACTGGTAAAGTAACAAAAATGCAGGAAGTGTTAGATCGCGGTTGTGATTTTCCTGTGGTTTCCCCAAGAGAAGTGGGACAAGCTAACCGCTACACTTATCTATCTGTACATCGACAAAATGTAGATATCAGTAAAGAAGTTTTAAGTGCGATCGCGCGTTTTGACTCCAAAACTGATACCCTCTGTGAAGCACAAATAGGAGAAAATTGCTATGCTTCAGAACCCATATATGCTATAGATGCCTATAACCCCGATCAAGGTTGGATTTTAACAGTTGTGTATGATGGCAATATTCATAAAAGCGAAGTTTGGATTATGAATAGCGATCGCCTGAATGAATCACCTGTGTGTAAATTACAATTACCTAGCGTAATTCCTTTAGGCTTTCACGGCACTTGGAAACCCGCTTAA
- a CDS encoding PAS domain-containing protein has translation MTYSPKSSQPDFQVLFESAPGLHLVLTPNFTIVAVSDAYLRATMTKREEILGQGVFDVFPDNPEDPTATGVLNLQSSLLSVLQNKATHTMAVQKYDIPRPESKGGGFEERYWSPVNSPILGTDGEVRYIIHRVEDVTDFVRLKQQEVKEHELALSLQERTQQMEAEIYLRSQELQEVNRQLQAANLELANARDGAEKAHQRITSILESITDGFVAVDRDWRFSYISQATARILQKDLQELVGKQVWQEVFPEAVGTVLESELNRAMERQVTVELEQFYRPLNKWFEIHAYPCEEGLSIHFRDITQRKQAESDRQQANQQVVNILESIGDAFVAMDREWRITYVNQETARLNGKKPEEFIGKTHWEVWPWSVGTVVEQNYRRAVAEQVAVHFEALYEPLDMWLDIHAYPSPDGLSLYFRDISERKRVEEAVKTSEERFQLLLENVKDYAIFFLDTENRFTRWSLGAERILGYQEAEILGQSGSIIFIPEDFEREEDQKELQKAIKEGRAENERWHMRKDGSRFWGSGIVTSLRDHQGNHKGFAKIMRDLTERKLVEDERNQLLESEQQARAQAETANRIKDEFLAVLSHELRSPLNPILGWTKLLRSRKFDQKTAERALEIIDRNAKLQAQLIEDLLDVSRILRGKLSLNPCPVNLKATIEAAIETVRLAAEAKSLDIQTIFAPSVVLVAGDSNRLQQVVWNLLTNAVKFTPIGGRVEIKLECVESQAQIQVTDTGKGINRDFLPHVFDYFRQENSSTTRIFGGLGLGLAIVRHLVELHGGSVCVESLGEGQGATFTVRLPLIKINPQTSEHSEQPNRASDLSGIKILVVDDEADSREFISFVLEQSGAAVTAVRSAREALETIVQTKPNLLLSDIGMPDVDGYMLIRQIRAMSPDQGGEIPAIALTAYASEIDAEKALSAGFQRHLAKPVDPDELAAAVTSLAKSSQ, from the coding sequence ATGACCTACTCCCCAAAATCTTCTCAACCAGATTTTCAAGTTTTATTTGAGTCAGCGCCTGGATTGCATTTAGTATTAACACCAAACTTTACAATTGTTGCGGTCAGCGATGCTTACTTGCGGGCAACGATGACTAAACGGGAAGAGATTTTGGGGCAGGGGGTATTTGATGTTTTCCCTGATAATCCTGAAGATCCAACAGCTACGGGAGTGCTTAATTTGCAAAGCTCGCTTTTAAGCGTGTTGCAAAATAAAGCAACCCATACGATGGCGGTACAGAAATACGACATTCCTCGTCCTGAATCAAAGGGTGGTGGGTTTGAGGAGAGATATTGGAGTCCTGTTAATTCACCAATATTAGGAACAGATGGAGAGGTTAGGTATATCATCCATCGTGTGGAGGATGTAACAGACTTTGTTCGCCTCAAGCAACAGGAAGTTAAGGAACACGAACTCGCTCTTTCGCTGCAAGAACGTACCCAGCAGATGGAGGCAGAAATCTATTTGCGATCGCAAGAGTTACAGGAGGTAAATAGACAACTGCAAGCCGCTAATTTAGAACTAGCAAACGCCCGTGACGGTGCAGAAAAAGCACACCAAAGAATTACTAGCATTCTCGAAAGTATTACTGATGGATTTGTGGCTGTCGATCGTGATTGGCGCTTCAGCTATATCAGCCAAGCAACGGCGCGAATTTTACAAAAAGATCTTCAAGAGCTAGTTGGTAAGCAGGTATGGCAAGAAGTCTTTCCAGAGGCGGTGGGTACTGTTTTGGAATCAGAACTTAATCGAGCTATGGAGCGTCAAGTCACTGTTGAGCTTGAACAATTTTATCGCCCATTAAATAAATGGTTTGAAATTCATGCCTATCCTTGTGAAGAAGGTCTTTCTATCCATTTTCGGGATATTACGCAGCGCAAACAAGCTGAAAGCGATCGCCAACAAGCAAATCAGCAAGTTGTCAATATTCTAGAAAGTATTGGTGATGCCTTTGTAGCAATGGATCGCGAGTGGCGGATCACCTACGTGAATCAAGAAACAGCTAGGCTGAATGGAAAAAAGCCAGAAGAATTTATTGGCAAAACTCACTGGGAAGTGTGGCCTTGGTCTGTAGGTACTGTTGTTGAACAAAATTATCGCCGTGCCGTTGCTGAACAGGTGGCTGTGCATTTTGAGGCGTTATACGAGCCGCTAGATATGTGGCTGGACATTCATGCTTATCCTTCCCCAGACGGTCTGAGCCTTTATTTCCGCGATATCTCTGAGCGTAAGCGGGTAGAAGAGGCAGTAAAAACTAGCGAAGAGCGGTTCCAACTGTTGTTGGAAAATGTTAAAGATTACGCCATTTTCTTTTTAGACACCGAAAACCGTTTTACCCGTTGGAGTTTAGGAGCAGAGAGAATTTTAGGCTATCAGGAAGCCGAAATTTTGGGTCAATCTGGCTCAATTATCTTTATACCTGAAGACTTCGAGCGCGAAGAAGATCAGAAGGAATTGCAAAAGGCAATTAAGGAAGGTCGGGCTGAGAATGAACGCTGGCACATGCGTAAAGATGGTTCCCGTTTTTGGGGGAGTGGGATTGTCACATCTCTACGAGATCATCAGGGAAATCATAAGGGTTTCGCTAAAATCATGCGCGACCTTACAGAGCGCAAATTAGTAGAAGATGAACGCAACCAGTTATTAGAGAGCGAACAACAGGCACGCGCCCAAGCAGAAACAGCAAATCGCATCAAAGATGAGTTTCTGGCGGTGCTTTCTCATGAATTGCGATCGCCACTTAACCCAATTTTAGGTTGGACAAAACTGTTGCGATCGCGCAAATTTGATCAAAAAACTGCCGAACGTGCCTTAGAAATTATTGATCGCAATGCTAAGTTGCAAGCGCAACTGATTGAGGATTTGCTTGATGTTTCGCGGATTCTGCGAGGTAAACTCAGTCTTAATCCTTGCCCAGTTAATCTAAAAGCCACAATTGAAGCAGCAATAGAAACGGTACGCTTGGCAGCAGAAGCCAAATCACTTGATATTCAAACTATATTTGCCCCATCGGTAGTGCTAGTTGCAGGAGACTCTAACCGCTTACAGCAAGTTGTGTGGAATTTGCTCACTAATGCAGTTAAGTTCACACCTATTGGTGGGCGAGTAGAAATAAAGTTGGAGTGCGTTGAATCTCAGGCACAAATTCAAGTTACTGACACAGGTAAGGGAATTAACCGAGATTTTCTACCCCATGTATTTGATTATTTTCGTCAAGAAAATAGCAGTACTACAAGGATATTTGGCGGGTTAGGGCTAGGACTAGCAATTGTCCGTCACTTGGTAGAACTTCACGGTGGCAGTGTTTGCGTAGAAAGTTTAGGAGAAGGGCAAGGCGCAACATTTACTGTTAGACTGCCGTTAATTAAAATCAATCCTCAGACAAGTGAGCATTCCGAACAGCCTAATCGGGCATCAGATCTAAGTGGTATAAAAATTCTAGTTGTAGATGATGAAGCTGATTCACGAGAATTTATCTCTTTTGTGCTGGAACAGTCTGGGGCAGCCGTGACGGCGGTAAGATCAGCAAGAGAAGCATTAGAAACGATAGTACAGACAAAGCCAAATTTACTATTAAGTGATATTGGAATGCCTGACGTTGATGGATATATGTTGATCCGTCAAATTAGAGCCATGTCACCAGACCAAGGAGGAGAGATTCCGGCGATCGCTTTAACCGCCTATGCTAGTGAAATTGATGCAGAGAAAGCTCTCTCAGCAGGTTTTCAGAGGCATCTAGCAAAGCCAGTAGATCCGGATGAATTAGCCGCAGCAGTAACCAGCCTTGCTAAAAGTAGTCAATAA
- a CDS encoding 2-hydroxychromene-2-carboxylate isomerase, producing the protein MSKNLDVYLSYSSPFAYLAQTQIRALAERTQCQINYYVIDLRNLWEITGNPGPTNVPAKLKYLGKDIGDWCKHYGVPLNLPSRLPIDSRPASGASIGAQKAGKLPEFVDRVMYAYFVEDQDIAAPQVLSQLAAEIGLDGHTIAAVATDPIILKEVDKLTEEAASRGVFGVPTFFIGNDMYWGSDRLMFVEAALKS; encoded by the coding sequence ATGAGCAAAAATTTAGATGTTTACCTCAGCTATAGCAGCCCTTTTGCATATTTGGCTCAAACCCAAATTCGTGCGTTAGCAGAACGTACTCAATGCCAGATTAATTATTATGTGATTGATTTACGTAATTTATGGGAAATCACTGGCAACCCAGGCCCAACTAATGTGCCAGCCAAACTTAAGTATTTGGGTAAAGATATCGGAGATTGGTGCAAACATTACGGTGTACCGTTGAATTTACCATCTCGCCTGCCTATAGATAGCCGTCCCGCCTCTGGTGCATCTATAGGTGCACAAAAAGCAGGCAAGTTGCCAGAGTTTGTTGACAGAGTGATGTATGCCTATTTTGTTGAAGATCAAGATATTGCTGCTCCGCAAGTACTAAGTCAATTAGCTGCTGAAATAGGACTGGATGGACACACTATTGCTGCTGTTGCTACTGACCCTATTATTCTCAAAGAAGTTGATAAATTAACCGAGGAAGCTGCCAGCCGAGGTGTTTTTGGTGTACCGACATTTTTTATTGGTAATGATATGTATTGGGGGAGCGATCGCTTAATGTTTGTGGAAGCAGCACTGAAAAGCTAA
- the gloA gene encoding lactoylglutathione lyase has product MRMLHTMLRVGNLEHSLKFYCDVLGMKLLRQKEYPDGKFTLAFVGYGDEANNTVLELTYNWGVEQYNLGDAYGHIALGVDDIYATCEEIKARGGKVSREPGPMKHGTTVIAFVEDPNGYKVELIQQKTQNLANHQEEATPAMATSRRLPHD; this is encoded by the coding sequence ATGCGAATGCTACATACTATGCTGCGAGTCGGCAACTTGGAACACTCTCTCAAGTTTTATTGCGACGTTCTGGGTATGAAGCTACTTCGTCAAAAGGAATATCCAGACGGTAAATTTACCCTGGCTTTTGTTGGTTATGGCGATGAAGCTAACAACACTGTTTTGGAACTAACTTATAACTGGGGTGTAGAGCAGTATAACCTGGGAGATGCCTATGGGCATATTGCTCTTGGCGTTGATGATATTTATGCCACCTGTGAAGAAATTAAGGCGCGTGGTGGTAAGGTATCACGGGAACCAGGGCCAATGAAACACGGTACAACGGTTATTGCCTTTGTTGAAGACCCGAATGGTTACAAAGTTGAGTTAATTCAGCAAAAGACTCAAAATTTAGCTAATCACCAGGAGGAAGCAACGCCAGCAATGGCAACATCTAGACGGCTGCCCCATGATTAA